A region from the Mucilaginibacter sp. CSA2-8R genome encodes:
- a CDS encoding vanadium-dependent haloperoxidase, with protein MAIIACKHQDKYNINEAEVMHQNEDQLTQLIIFDVFSPPVASRIYAYASLASYEAMRFKDERYESIAAKLKGFGALPRPEKHKAYNYALAATKAFFTVTRKVTFSVDSLKGYEDKLYARFKGTLDDSTFARSVAFGDTVGKAILKRAAKDNYLQTRAKPKFIGSTAPGKWHPTPPDYLDAVEYCWGTMKTFALDSSGQFALPPPPPYSKSKQSEYFKQNVQLYDQSKKLTKEQMEIARYWDDNPFVMQHTGHMMFANKKITPGGHWIGITAIACKQAKADAVKTAQAYALTSVAMFDAFVCCWQEKFKSATIRPVSVINDEIDPQWLPMLQTPPFPEYPSGHSTITRSAAVMLTKLFGDKFAFQDTSDLRYIGMQRHFDSFLQAANEASISRYYGGIHYVNSVNAGAEQGKKVSDFIIQKLKLE; from the coding sequence ATGGCAATCATAGCATGTAAGCACCAGGATAAATATAACATTAACGAAGCTGAGGTGATGCACCAAAATGAGGACCAGCTTACACAACTCATTATATTTGATGTGTTTTCGCCACCGGTAGCCAGCCGTATATATGCCTACGCATCATTAGCATCTTATGAGGCCATGCGTTTTAAAGATGAAAGGTATGAATCAATTGCAGCCAAACTTAAAGGCTTTGGCGCTTTGCCCCGGCCCGAAAAACATAAAGCCTATAATTATGCACTGGCTGCAACTAAAGCTTTTTTTACCGTAACCCGTAAAGTTACATTCTCGGTAGATTCATTAAAGGGGTATGAAGATAAATTGTACGCCCGGTTTAAGGGCACATTAGACGATTCAACATTTGCCCGTTCTGTAGCCTTTGGCGATACAGTGGGCAAAGCAATTTTAAAACGTGCCGCTAAAGATAATTATTTACAAACTAGGGCTAAGCCCAAGTTTATAGGCAGTACAGCCCCGGGCAAATGGCACCCTACACCACCCGACTACCTTGACGCTGTTGAGTATTGCTGGGGAACCATGAAAACTTTCGCTTTAGACTCATCTGGCCAGTTTGCATTACCGCCACCGCCGCCTTACAGTAAAAGCAAGCAGAGCGAATACTTTAAACAAAACGTGCAGCTATACGATCAAAGCAAAAAGCTTACTAAAGAGCAAATGGAGATAGCCCGCTATTGGGATGACAATCCGTTTGTGATGCAGCACACCGGGCACATGATGTTTGCTAATAAAAAAATTACACCCGGCGGCCATTGGATAGGCATTACCGCCATTGCCTGTAAGCAAGCCAAAGCAGATGCTGTTAAAACAGCTCAGGCTTATGCCTTAACTTCGGTAGCCATGTTTGATGCCTTTGTTTGCTGCTGGCAAGAAAAATTTAAGTCGGCTACCATACGCCCGGTATCTGTTATTAATGACGAGATAGACCCACAGTGGTTGCCTATGCTGCAAACACCACCATTTCCCGAATATCCAAGCGGGCACAGTACCATCACTCGTTCGGCAGCAGTAATGTTAACCAAGCTTTTTGGTGATAAATTTGCTTTTCAGGATACCAGCGATCTGCGTTATATTGGTATGCAAAGGCACTTTGATTCGTTTTTACAAGCAGCTAACGAAGCATCTATAAGCCGTTATTATGGCGGTATACACTATGTTAATAGCGTAAATGCTGGCGCTGAGCAGGGTAAAAAAGTAAGCGACTTTATTATCCAAAAGTTAAAATTGGAATAA
- a CDS encoding two-component regulator propeller domain-containing protein — MKKYLLLFLSAVLMLPVSILAQGDQYQFSRLNVDNGLSHNRVTCIYKDTKGFMWFGTKSGLNRYDGYRFKVFKHNVNDASSISDDYIISITTGPENKLWIKTRNGFNIYNPLTDRFEHHIKAALKQYHIPDSLIASVKKDSRGNFWFLHNNNGIYKYVTATGRLMHLPHGITNPAQAGRVLGLDLSLDSKGNAWAVYNDGTLEQVDRVNHKVLKRITDISKAYPNELIDYQLSVDNDDDLWVYAPLRSNGVFYVNPNKNIFKQLGKDVGTHALSSNIVFNVIQDDKGLVWVATDHGGVNLVNKSNFKVKVVTNRPDDNRSLSQDCITSLYRDNANIIWLGTFKKGINYYHKDIIKFPLYSRNSFGTSGLTYDDMNKFIEDKKGNIWIGSNGGGLIYYNRTTGKFTTYLHRENDSKSLSNNVIASLCLDHEQKLWIGTYFGGLDCFDGKTFTHYKHSLTDTNSISDDSVWEIMEDSKNRLWIGTLAGGLDCFDQKRNRLHRYLPGMPNSVPHQYVSGLLEDDKGNILVGTYSGLAVLNNITGRFTYYKHNESDKSSLSNDNISNLMMDSRKMIWIATNEGLSLFDEKKGRFKNFRKTDGLPDNSVLTVVEDNAHNLWMSTPNGISNMVFKASKGRYAYDFINYDQTDGLQGKEFNEDAGLKTRNGDIIFGGANGFNLFNPGSIKSAHEKPVLVLTDFQVFNKSVTTGEKINGEAILQSSITETKAITLKHNQNVFSVEFAAISFFNPAKMKHAYMLDGFDKGWTIADNQIRKASYTNLDPGSYTFRLKVAGEDGIWKKEQLQLHITVLPPIWRTSFAYLLYALVVCGGLLYLRYRGIKKLKANFAVQQERQESQRMRELDLMKIKFFTNVSHEFRTPLSLILAPVGKLIGQTNESDLRKQLLMIDRNAKRLLNLVNQLLDFRKMEEHELKLNAHQANIIKFIEEAAYSFSDIAENKNITLSFTTQVELLVTSFDQDKVERILFNLLSNAFKFTPEGGKVEVYLNFSESAASEKQYLEIKVIDNGIGIPQPKLEKIFDRFFQNDTPGSIVNQGSGIGLALTREFVSLHNGTIKAESSVNGGSCFTVLLPVSPEHVLHTKNVNIQIQQTAEQLPDNGLQIKASAKIIKANAKKQTILLVEDNDDFRFYLKDNLKEHFNILEAVNGKDGWQKALSLHPNLIVTDISMPEMTGTALCHKIKQDSRTQHIPVILLTALTGKDDEIKGLETGANDYLTKPFNFEILLYKIKNLLNQQVTLKKTYQKQVDVNTVGSNNEVQDEKFMKDLLGLIDKHMADTEFSVEELSSNMAMSRVTLYRKVLLITEKTPVEFIKFIRLKRSAHLLQTSNLNIAEIAYQVGFNNPKYYAKSFKLEYNMLPTEYRAAMQQKKLEGQSVS; from the coding sequence ATGAAAAAATATCTGCTCCTGTTTTTATCAGCGGTGTTAATGTTGCCTGTTAGTATTTTGGCGCAGGGAGATCAATATCAGTTTTCGCGCCTCAATGTAGATAATGGTTTATCGCACAACCGGGTAACCTGCATTTATAAAGATACTAAAGGCTTTATGTGGTTTGGTACCAAATCGGGCTTAAACCGTTACGATGGCTATCGTTTCAAAGTTTTTAAGCATAATGTCAATGATGCCTCGTCTATAAGCGATGACTACATTATTAGTATAACTACAGGCCCCGAAAATAAACTATGGATTAAAACGCGTAATGGATTTAATATTTATAACCCACTTACCGATCGTTTTGAGCATCACATTAAAGCAGCGCTAAAACAATACCATATACCCGATTCGCTTATTGCCAGCGTAAAAAAAGATAGCCGGGGCAATTTTTGGTTTTTGCATAACAATAACGGTATTTACAAATATGTTACGGCTACCGGGCGGCTGATGCATTTGCCGCACGGGATTACAAATCCGGCGCAAGCCGGTAGAGTTTTAGGACTCGATCTTTCTTTAGACAGTAAAGGGAATGCCTGGGCAGTTTATAACGATGGTACACTTGAGCAAGTAGATCGGGTCAACCACAAAGTATTAAAGCGAATTACCGATATAAGCAAGGCTTATCCTAACGAACTGATTGACTACCAGTTATCGGTTGATAACGACGATGATTTGTGGGTATATGCACCACTGCGCTCCAATGGTGTTTTTTATGTAAACCCCAATAAAAATATATTTAAGCAGCTGGGTAAAGATGTTGGTACTCATGCGTTAAGCTCTAACATTGTTTTTAATGTAATACAGGATGATAAGGGATTGGTATGGGTAGCTACAGACCATGGCGGTGTAAACTTGGTTAACAAAAGCAATTTTAAAGTAAAGGTAGTAACCAACCGTCCGGATGATAACCGCAGCCTGAGCCAAGACTGTATTACTTCGCTCTACCGTGATAATGCCAACATTATATGGCTTGGTACTTTTAAAAAAGGCATCAATTATTATCACAAAGACATTATAAAGTTTCCTCTCTATAGCCGCAACTCTTTCGGAACCAGTGGCCTTACTTATGATGATATGAATAAGTTCATCGAAGATAAAAAAGGTAACATCTGGATAGGTAGCAACGGAGGCGGGCTCATTTATTATAACCGCACCACCGGTAAGTTTACCACGTATCTGCACAGGGAGAATGACTCTAAAAGCTTAAGTAATAACGTTATCGCAAGTTTATGTTTAGATCATGAGCAAAAGCTATGGATCGGTACCTACTTTGGTGGTCTCGATTGCTTTGACGGCAAAACATTTACCCACTACAAGCACTCGTTAACCGATACTAACAGTATTTCTGATGATAGTGTATGGGAAATAATGGAAGACTCTAAAAACCGGTTATGGATAGGGACACTTGCCGGCGGATTGGATTGTTTTGATCAAAAACGCAATCGATTGCATAGATATTTACCGGGTATGCCAAATTCTGTACCTCACCAGTATGTATCAGGGTTGCTGGAGGACGACAAGGGCAATATTCTGGTTGGCACCTACTCAGGTTTGGCTGTGCTAAATAACATTACTGGTCGTTTTACCTACTATAAGCATAACGAGTCTGACAAAAGCAGCCTTAGCAACGACAATATTTCGAATCTGATGATGGATAGCCGGAAAATGATCTGGATAGCTACTAATGAAGGATTGAGTTTATTTGACGAAAAGAAAGGTAGATTCAAGAATTTCCGTAAAACCGATGGCCTGCCCGATAATTCTGTACTTACCGTTGTTGAAGACAATGCCCATAACTTGTGGATGAGCACGCCCAACGGCATCTCCAATATGGTGTTTAAAGCAAGTAAAGGCCGTTATGCCTACGACTTTATTAACTACGATCAAACAGATGGCTTGCAGGGCAAAGAGTTTAACGAAGATGCCGGCCTTAAAACCCGTAACGGCGACATCATATTTGGAGGTGCCAACGGCTTCAATCTTTTTAATCCAGGTAGTATTAAATCAGCACATGAAAAACCGGTATTGGTTTTGACTGATTTTCAGGTTTTTAATAAGAGTGTTACTACCGGCGAGAAAATTAACGGAGAGGCCATATTACAAAGTTCCATTACCGAAACTAAAGCCATTACGTTAAAGCATAACCAAAATGTATTTTCTGTTGAGTTTGCTGCCATTAGCTTTTTTAACCCGGCAAAGATGAAACATGCTTATATGTTAGATGGGTTTGATAAAGGCTGGACTATTGCCGACAACCAAATTAGAAAAGCCAGCTATACTAACTTAGATCCCGGTTCGTACACCTTCAGGCTTAAAGTAGCTGGCGAAGATGGTATCTGGAAAAAAGAACAGCTGCAACTACACATCACCGTTTTGCCGCCAATTTGGCGCACCTCATTTGCTTACTTATTGTACGCGTTAGTGGTATGCGGAGGGTTATTGTATTTAAGGTACAGAGGGATTAAAAAGCTGAAAGCTAATTTCGCTGTACAGCAAGAAAGGCAGGAATCGCAGCGCATGCGCGAACTGGACCTGATGAAAATTAAATTCTTCACCAATGTAAGTCACGAGTTCAGAACGCCGTTATCTTTAATTTTGGCACCGGTTGGTAAACTGATCGGTCAAACCAACGAATCTGATTTGCGTAAGCAGCTACTAATGATTGACAGGAATGCCAAGCGCCTGCTTAACCTGGTTAATCAGCTGCTCGATTTCAGGAAGATGGAAGAGCACGAGTTAAAGCTCAATGCGCATCAGGCCAACATCATTAAATTTATTGAAGAAGCCGCTTATTCATTTTCAGATATTGCCGAAAATAAAAACATCACCTTAAGCTTTACTACCCAGGTTGAGCTGCTTGTTACCTCGTTTGATCAGGATAAGGTAGAGCGCATCTTGTTTAACCTTTTATCTAACGCATTCAAATTTACACCCGAGGGCGGCAAAGTAGAAGTTTACTTAAATTTTAGTGAAAGCGCTGCGTCTGAGAAGCAGTACCTTGAAATTAAGGTAATTGATAATGGCATTGGTATACCGCAGCCTAAATTGGAAAAGATTTTCGACAGGTTTTTCCAGAATGATACACCAGGATCAATCGTGAACCAGGGGAGTGGGATAGGACTGGCCCTCACACGCGAATTTGTAAGCCTGCACAACGGCACTATTAAAGCTGAAAGTTCGGTAAATGGAGGAAGTTGCTTTACCGTATTATTGCCCGTAAGCCCCGAGCATGTTTTGCATACTAAAAATGTAAATATACAGATCCAGCAAACTGCGGAACAACTGCCCGACAATGGTTTGCAAATAAAAGCATCTGCAAAAATTATTAAAGCCAACGCCAAAAAACAAACCATACTGCTGGTTGAGGATAATGATGATTTTAGGTTCTATTTAAAAGATAACCTGAAAGAACACTTCAATATATTAGAAGCAGTGAATGGTAAGGATGGCTGGCAAAAGGCACTGTCATTACATCCTAACCTTATTGTTACCGATATAAGCATGCCCGAAATGACCGGCACTGCTCTCTGTCATAAAATTAAGCAGGATAGCCGTACACAGCACATCCCGGTTATTTTGTTAACGGCTTTAACCGGCAAGGATGATGAGATTAAAGGTTTAGAAACCGGTGCTAATGATTATTTGACCAAGCCGTTCAACTTCGAGATACTTTTGTATAAAATCAAGAACTTGCTTAACCAGCAGGTAACACTTAAGAAAACCTATCAAAAGCAGGTTGATGTAAATACGGTGGGCAGCAACAACGAAGTACAGGACGAAAAATTTATGAAAGACCTGCTGGGGCTTATTGATAAACACATGGCCGACACCGAATTTTCGGTAGAAGAACTGAGCTCTAATATGGCGATGAGCCGCGTAACGCTTTACCGCAAAGTGCTGCTCATTACCGAGAAAACGCCTGTAGAGTTCATCAAATTTATCCGCCTTAAACGTAGCGCCCATTTGCTGCAAACTTCTAATTTAAATATAGCTGAGATTGCCTACCAGGTTGGCTTTAATAATCCTAAATATTATGCAAAATCGTTTAAACTGGAGTATAATATGCTGCCTACCGAATACAGGGCAGCAATGCAACAAAAGAAGCTGGAAGGCCAATCGGTAAGCTGA
- a CDS encoding CRTAC1 family protein, giving the protein MVKAIIYLCLLGLLFSCKPKLNANEQMVQRLKEQIAFANTVENEYAPAAVLKHLDSVINAPHLSTDVVSLKIKKAIILLQLGKEQQAVNLMDSVLNKTFIADYLVKQAANKTLALCYLRLGERTNCIHNHSAESCIFPIAGNGIHTDKAGSEKAIELYKKLLKTDPYDYESRWLLNIAYMTTGGYPGKVPAQLLLNMGGDSTKSKPFKEVAMNLGLAVKKISGGSIIDDFDNDGYNDIVTSSASLAEPMHYFHNNKNGSFTDLGKSSGLSAFTGGLNMMQTDYNNDGFKDIFVVRGGWKGKFGKEPNSLLKNNGNGTFTDVTEQSGLLSFHPTQTATWADFNNDGWLDVFIGNESAPGSENVSELYISNKNGTFTEQAATAGCAVNLFVKGVTSGDYDNDGRPDLYISTMNGSNKLLKNQTVKNGRAKFTDVTAQAGLPGVGQATFSTWFFDYDNDGNLDLLACGYGNDTPIADIAGQEALGNYRGNNGKVILYHNNGMGQFENVSVKVGLTKIAFAMGANFGDIDNDGFPDFYLGTGNPQFSSLVPNKLYRNNNGQSFTDITASARVGSLQKGHGVSFADLDNDGYQDIHVSLGGAFIGDAYQNALFINPASAQNQWIDIALVGKASNRAAIGAKLKVTFTANGQQRSVYREVNSGGSFGANPLEQHIGVGKSTQIDAIEVFWPVTGQTQRFKQVKTGSHIKITEGKTGYVTSILKRFNFAEAQPHRMDGMNM; this is encoded by the coding sequence ATGGTGAAAGCTATAATCTATTTATGCTTATTGGGTCTGCTGTTTTCGTGTAAGCCCAAATTAAATGCTAATGAGCAAATGGTTCAGCGCTTAAAAGAGCAGATTGCGTTTGCCAATACTGTAGAGAATGAATATGCACCTGCTGCTGTTTTAAAACATCTGGATTCGGTGATTAACGCCCCTCATTTAAGCACCGATGTAGTGAGTCTTAAAATAAAAAAAGCCATTATCTTACTGCAATTGGGCAAAGAGCAACAAGCCGTTAATTTGATGGATAGCGTGCTGAACAAAACCTTCATTGCCGACTATCTGGTTAAACAGGCAGCAAATAAAACCTTGGCCCTGTGCTATCTGCGCTTAGGTGAGCGTACCAACTGCATCCATAATCACAGTGCCGAATCCTGTATATTTCCTATTGCAGGCAATGGCATACATACTGATAAAGCGGGGTCGGAAAAAGCAATAGAGCTGTACAAAAAACTGCTAAAAACCGACCCATATGATTATGAATCGCGCTGGCTGCTTAATATCGCTTACATGACTACCGGTGGCTATCCCGGTAAAGTGCCGGCGCAGCTATTGCTGAACATGGGCGGCGATTCAACTAAATCAAAGCCTTTTAAAGAAGTAGCCATGAACCTGGGGCTGGCCGTTAAAAAAATAAGTGGTGGAAGCATTATTGACGATTTTGATAACGATGGCTACAATGACATTGTTACCAGCAGCGCCTCGTTAGCCGAGCCTATGCACTACTTTCATAATAACAAAAACGGCAGTTTTACCGATTTAGGCAAGTCATCAGGCTTAAGTGCATTTACCGGCGGATTAAATATGATGCAAACCGATTACAATAATGATGGCTTTAAAGACATCTTTGTAGTTCGCGGCGGCTGGAAGGGCAAATTTGGTAAAGAACCAAATTCGTTGCTTAAAAATAATGGCAACGGTACTTTTACTGATGTTACCGAACAAAGCGGCTTGTTATCCTTTCATCCAACGCAAACCGCTACCTGGGCCGATTTTAATAATGACGGTTGGCTGGACGTTTTTATTGGAAATGAAAGTGCCCCGGGTAGTGAAAATGTAAGCGAACTATATATCAGCAATAAAAACGGAACCTTTACCGAGCAAGCCGCCACAGCCGGTTGCGCTGTAAATTTGTTTGTAAAAGGAGTTACATCAGGCGATTACGACAATGATGGACGCCCTGACTTGTATATCTCTACCATGAACGGAAGCAATAAGCTGTTAAAAAACCAAACGGTTAAAAATGGGCGTGCTAAGTTTACTGATGTTACGGCACAAGCAGGCTTACCTGGTGTTGGGCAAGCAACTTTTTCTACCTGGTTTTTTGATTATGATAATGACGGTAACCTTGATCTGTTAGCTTGCGGTTATGGAAATGATACACCCATAGCCGACATTGCCGGCCAGGAAGCACTTGGCAATTATCGCGGCAATAACGGCAAAGTAATATTATACCATAACAACGGGATGGGACAGTTTGAAAACGTATCGGTAAAAGTTGGGTTAACTAAAATTGCCTTTGCCATGGGCGCTAACTTTGGCGATATAGATAATGACGGTTTTCCTGATTTTTACTTGGGTACCGGCAATCCGCAATTTTCATCGCTAGTGCCTAATAAGCTTTATCGAAACAATAACGGGCAAAGTTTTACAGACATAACAGCATCTGCCCGTGTTGGCAGTTTGCAAAAGGGGCATGGTGTATCATTTGCCGATTTAGACAACGATGGTTACCAGGATATTCATGTAAGCTTGGGCGGCGCATTTATTGGAGATGCGTACCAAAATGCCTTATTCATTAACCCGGCATCGGCCCAAAATCAGTGGATTGACATAGCTTTGGTAGGAAAGGCGAGTAACCGGGCAGCTATAGGAGCAAAGCTCAAAGTAACATTTACTGCAAACGGGCAACAGCGCAGCGTATACCGCGAGGTAAATTCGGGCGGCAGCTTTGGTGCTAACCCTTTAGAGCAGCATATTGGTGTAGGCAAATCAACGCAAATAGATGCCATAGAAGTGTTTTGGCCGGTAACTGGCCAAACGCAAAGGTTTAAACAGGTAAAAACTGGCAGCCATATCAAAATTACGGAAGGTAAAACCGGCTACGTTACCTCAATTTTAAAACGTTTTAATTTTGCCGAAGCCCAGCCTCATCGCATGGATGGCATGAATATGTAA